In one Bacillus thuringiensis genomic region, the following are encoded:
- a CDS encoding metallophosphoesterase, translating into MKHITRRTFLKIGMRTCLYSFITSSIGYYYAKYIEPHFISFTQHTLKSQLIPKSFHGMKILQFSDLHLGYYFSLQHLSQVVSKINAVNPDIVLFTGDLIDNYQTYTDTPFVASILKNIQAPFGKFAIYGNHDHGGYGTEYYEHIMRESEFELLLNSEKRIRLMDNSEISIFGLDDILLGKPKIEKTLQHARQNTYNIVLVHEPDIAPQISKYPINLQLSGHSHGGQVQIPFLGAIITPSLAKDYIEGFYTMQDLTLYVNRGLGRTRVPFRFMSKPEITIFTLQHS; encoded by the coding sequence ATGAAGCACATTACAAGAAGAACTTTTTTGAAAATTGGTATGCGTACTTGTCTCTATTCATTTATAACCAGTAGCATCGGATACTACTATGCTAAATATATAGAGCCCCATTTCATTTCTTTTACACAGCACACATTAAAATCACAACTCATCCCAAAAAGTTTTCATGGTATGAAAATTCTTCAATTCAGCGATTTACATCTCGGATACTATTTCTCGCTCCAGCATTTATCTCAAGTTGTTTCTAAAATTAATGCTGTAAATCCAGATATTGTCCTTTTTACTGGAGATCTCATTGATAATTATCAAACGTATACTGACACTCCTTTCGTCGCATCCATTTTAAAAAATATACAAGCCCCCTTTGGTAAATTCGCTATTTATGGTAACCATGATCACGGTGGATATGGAACTGAATACTATGAGCACATCATGCGTGAATCAGAATTTGAACTATTGCTCAATAGTGAAAAAAGAATTCGTCTAATGGATAATAGTGAAATTTCTATTTTCGGTCTCGATGATATACTACTAGGCAAACCAAAAATAGAGAAAACATTACAACATGCACGGCAAAATACTTATAACATCGTTCTTGTTCACGAGCCAGATATCGCACCGCAAATTTCCAAATATCCAATCAACTTGCAACTTTCTGGTCATAGCCATGGCGGACAAGTACAAATCCCTTTTTTAGGAGCTATTATTACACCATCACTCGCCAAAGACTATATTGAAGGCTTCTATACGATGCAGGATTTAACCCTCTATGTCAATCGAGGCCTCGGAAGAACACGTGTTCCATTTCGTTTTATGTCAAAACCTGAAATCACAATTTTTACACTCCAACATTCGTAA
- a CDS encoding YkyB family protein: MKPSQPQSQLQNQHSINRLAQSIFVVNRHAKAATNPKYLYWLKKTALERLIAEKKAIKEGLHFSRNPRFSQQQSDVLIRLGDYFFHIPPTKEDFRILPHLGHLESSYRNPKTTLSLTVAKKTLQDYIGPEALKQEKKLSEPVPWYSRTYTKK; the protein is encoded by the coding sequence ATGAAACCTTCACAACCACAATCTCAATTACAAAATCAACATTCTATTAATCGACTAGCTCAATCTATTTTCGTTGTGAATCGTCATGCTAAAGCAGCTACTAATCCTAAATATTTATACTGGTTAAAAAAGACAGCTTTAGAACGTTTGATTGCTGAAAAAAAAGCAATTAAAGAAGGATTACATTTTTCTAGAAACCCACGTTTTAGCCAACAACAATCTGATGTCCTTATACGTTTAGGCGATTATTTTTTCCACATCCCTCCTACGAAAGAAGATTTTCGAATTCTACCGCATCTTGGTCATCTTGAATCCTCCTATCGAAATCCGAAAACAACCTTATCATTAACAGTAGCAAAAAAAACACTTCAAGATTATATTGGTCCTGAAGCATTAAAACAAGAAAAAAAATTAAGTGAACCTGTTCCATGGTATAGTCGTACTTATACAAAAAAATAA
- a CDS encoding EAL domain-containing protein — protein sequence MIDALDVMSNLDKVLPYYQAIFSADEHTVIGYEVVGRIQTEEGIQSLASFFHDDSIPSEFQLEADNIIVEKALNRYLESDQKLLLFIHRNANVLMNDDDESLLQLLLRYEEQGLNLKQIVLEITEHECKEDIEQFNHLLMYYRTYGIQISINKVGTGTSNLERISVLAPDILKVDLTNLRQTALLQSYQDILYSLSLLARRIGATLLYEEIDAFYQLQYAWKNGGRYYQGNYLKECLPDFIETNVLKERLGNECHQFIQHEKKKLQKIYNLTEMLRDRIGDVLSKQKKNEDINDWLLQFSQSVSQCSFRIFICNEDGFQQSGNVMKKDGEWIVMPDYYMKNWSWRPYFLENIMKMRFENKARLSDLYADIETGEMVRTFSFPIDDDNFLFIDLSYEYLYEEDVLF from the coding sequence TTGATAGATGCATTAGATGTAATGAGTAACTTGGATAAAGTCCTTCCTTATTATCAAGCTATTTTTAGTGCTGATGAGCATACTGTAATTGGATACGAAGTAGTAGGACGTATTCAAACAGAAGAGGGCATACAAAGTTTAGCTTCTTTCTTTCACGATGATTCAATTCCAAGTGAATTTCAACTGGAAGCGGATAATATTATAGTAGAAAAAGCTTTAAATCGTTATTTAGAAAGCGATCAAAAATTATTATTATTTATACATCGGAATGCTAATGTATTAATGAATGATGATGATGAAAGCTTGCTTCAACTTTTATTGAGGTATGAAGAACAAGGTTTAAATTTAAAACAAATTGTTTTAGAGATTACAGAGCATGAATGTAAAGAAGATATAGAGCAATTTAATCATTTGCTTATGTATTATCGTACATATGGTATTCAAATTTCAATTAATAAAGTCGGAACGGGCACAAGTAATTTAGAGCGTATTAGCGTGTTAGCACCTGATATTTTAAAAGTAGATTTAACGAACTTAAGGCAAACAGCACTTTTACAATCTTATCAAGATATTTTATATTCTTTATCATTACTTGCTAGAAGAATTGGTGCAACTTTGTTATATGAAGAAATAGATGCTTTTTATCAACTGCAATATGCTTGGAAGAACGGCGGAAGATATTATCAAGGTAATTATTTGAAAGAATGTTTACCTGATTTTATTGAAACGAATGTTTTGAAAGAGCGACTTGGTAATGAATGTCATCAGTTTATTCAGCATGAAAAGAAGAAGTTACAAAAAATTTATAATTTAACAGAGATGTTACGCGATCGCATTGGCGATGTTTTATCAAAACAAAAAAAGAATGAAGATATAAATGATTGGTTATTACAATTTAGTCAAAGTGTATCACAGTGTAGTTTTCGTATATTTATTTGTAATGAAGATGGTTTCCAGCAATCAGGAAATGTTATGAAAAAAGATGGAGAATGGATTGTGATGCCGGATTATTATATGAAGAACTGGAGTTGGCGTCCGTATTTTCTCGAGAATATCATGAAAATGCGTTTTGAGAATAAGGCGAGGCTTTCAGATTTATATGCAGATATTGAAACGGGAGAAATGGTACGAACATTTTCTTTCCCGATTGATGATGACAACTTTTTATTTATAGATTTATCTTATGAATATTTATATGAAGAAGATGTTTTATTTTAA
- the ppx gene encoding exopolyphosphatase, whose translation MFLKFDNERVRSLKEILKQQYAIIDIGSNTMRLVIYEKQNGGYYKEIENTKVVARLRNYLIDGVLNEEGIEVLLQTLFQFQESTRFHQLHHVLCVATATIRQSENQEEIKKLVEGQTDFTLRVLSEYEEARYGYLAVMNSTSFSEGITVDIGGGSTEVTYFRNREILEYHSFPFGALSLKQQFIKGDIPIKDELEGMQQYLESQFRTLPWLINKKLPLIAIGGSARNLVKIHQNLICYPIAGLHLYKMKEEDIESVKEELEKLSFIELQKLEGLAKDRADTIIPAVEVFHTLVNVIEAPAFVLSRKGLREGVFYEELTKDLGISYYPNVVEESLHLLSYEYEMDMEFVIQLIKHGRLICKQLEEIGLISMSVKDWEVFHQAAKVFNIGKYIDEEASRLHTFYLLANKTIDGMMHKDRVRLALIASYKSKMLFKQHLSPFEGWFDKSEQKKIRLLGAVLQFSATLNVRQRSLVDTISITESEEGLTFKVLCEQSALAEKVQAEKQKKQLERVLKTNINLLFELKH comes from the coding sequence ATGTTTTTGAAATTTGATAATGAAAGAGTGAGGAGTTTGAAAGAAATATTAAAACAACAGTATGCCATTATAGATATTGGATCTAATACAATGCGTTTAGTTATTTATGAAAAGCAAAATGGAGGTTATTATAAAGAGATTGAAAATACGAAAGTTGTTGCGAGGTTAAGGAATTACTTAATTGATGGTGTGTTGAATGAAGAGGGAATAGAAGTATTATTACAGACATTATTTCAATTTCAAGAAAGTACAAGATTCCATCAGTTGCATCATGTACTTTGTGTTGCAACAGCAACAATTAGACAGTCGGAGAATCAAGAGGAAATTAAAAAGCTTGTTGAAGGACAAACAGACTTTACTCTTAGAGTATTATCAGAGTATGAGGAAGCGCGTTACGGATACTTGGCGGTTATGAATTCTACATCGTTTTCAGAAGGAATAACGGTAGATATTGGTGGGGGAAGTACGGAAGTTACATACTTTAGAAATAGAGAGATTTTAGAGTACCATAGTTTTCCTTTTGGGGCACTTTCTTTAAAGCAACAATTTATTAAAGGTGATATTCCTATTAAAGATGAGTTAGAGGGAATGCAACAGTATTTAGAGTCTCAATTTCGAACGTTACCATGGTTAATCAATAAGAAATTGCCTCTTATTGCAATTGGTGGTAGTGCTAGGAACTTAGTAAAAATCCATCAAAATTTAATATGTTATCCTATAGCAGGATTACATTTATACAAGATGAAAGAAGAAGATATTGAAAGTGTAAAAGAGGAATTAGAAAAATTGTCGTTCATAGAACTTCAGAAATTGGAAGGATTGGCAAAAGATCGAGCAGATACGATTATTCCAGCGGTTGAAGTATTTCATACACTTGTTAATGTTATAGAGGCACCGGCATTTGTATTAAGTAGAAAAGGGTTAAGAGAAGGTGTTTTCTATGAAGAGTTGACAAAAGATTTGGGGATTTCATATTATCCGAACGTAGTTGAAGAAAGTTTGCATTTACTATCATATGAATACGAAATGGACATGGAATTTGTTATTCAACTTATTAAACATGGAAGACTAATTTGCAAACAACTTGAGGAAATAGGGCTTATTTCTATGTCAGTAAAAGACTGGGAAGTGTTCCATCAAGCAGCGAAAGTATTTAATATAGGCAAATATATAGACGAAGAAGCGAGTCGTTTACATACGTTTTATTTATTAGCGAATAAGACAATTGATGGCATGATGCATAAAGATAGAGTGAGGTTAGCACTTATTGCATCTTATAAATCAAAAATGCTATTTAAACAACATTTATCTCCATTTGAAGGTTGGTTTGATAAAAGTGAACAAAAAAAAATCCGCCTATTAGGAGCTGTTTTACAATTTTCAGCTACTTTAAATGTAAGGCAACGATCGCTTGTTGATACCATATCTATAACAGAAAGCGAAGAGGGATTAACGTTTAAAGTTTTATGTGAACAGTCTGCATTAGCAGAAAAAGTGCAAGCTGAAAAACAAAAAAAACAGTTAGAAAGAGTATTAAAAACGAATATTAATTTATTATTTGAATTAAAACATTAG
- the fadH gene encoding 2,4-dienoyl-CoA reductase, with the protein MKEKVVIITGGSSGMGKGMATRFTKEGARVVITGRTKEKLEETKLEIEQFPGQVLPVQMDVRNTDDIQKMIEQIDEKFGRIDVLINNAAGNFICPAEDLSVNGWNSVINIVLNGTFYCSHAVGKYWIKKGIKGNIINMVATYAWDAGPGVIHSAAAKAGVLAMTKTLAVEWGRKYGIRVNAIAPGPIERTGGADKLWISEEMAKRTIQSVPLGRLGTPEEIAGLAYYLCSDEAAYINGTCMTMDGGQHLHQYPF; encoded by the coding sequence GTGAAAGAAAAGGTAGTTATTATAACAGGTGGATCGAGTGGAATGGGAAAAGGAATGGCGACTCGTTTTACAAAAGAAGGGGCACGAGTTGTTATTACAGGACGTACGAAGGAAAAACTAGAGGAAACGAAGTTGGAAATTGAACAATTTCCAGGGCAAGTATTACCTGTACAAATGGATGTAAGAAATACGGATGACATTCAGAAAATGATTGAACAGATTGATGAGAAGTTTGGTCGAATTGATGTTTTAATAAATAATGCAGCTGGAAACTTTATTTGTCCAGCAGAAGATTTATCCGTGAATGGTTGGAATTCAGTCATTAATATTGTATTAAACGGTACATTTTACTGTAGCCATGCTGTTGGAAAATATTGGATTAAAAAAGGGATAAAAGGGAATATCATTAACATGGTAGCAACATATGCATGGGATGCTGGTCCAGGAGTTATTCATTCGGCTGCAGCGAAGGCAGGAGTATTAGCGATGACGAAGACGCTCGCTGTTGAGTGGGGACGTAAATATGGAATACGAGTTAACGCTATCGCGCCAGGACCAATTGAACGTACGGGCGGTGCTGATAAATTATGGATTTCAGAAGAAATGGCTAAGCGTACGATACAAAGTGTTCCGCTTGGAAGGCTGGGTACGCCAGAAGAAATCGCTGGTCTAGCTTATTATTTATGTTCAGATGAAGCTGCGTACATAAATGGAACTTGCATGACAATGGATGGAGGACAACATTTACATCAATATCCATTTTAA
- a CDS encoding polyphosphate kinase, whose translation MELSKGNAVDLNDTAYYNNRELSWLAFNERVLQEAQDGNNPLLERLKFISIFSSNLDEFFMVRVAGLKDQVSAGFNQPENKAGLTPKKQLNKIAIKAHALMTVQYDTFKNYVLPALELEGIERLTFNDLTKEQREFIEEYFDEQIFPVLTPVAIDAYRPFPMLLNKSLNLATLLYDEKQAEEENRTKLGIVQVPSLLERFIILPSEGQKHKFILLEDVISSFTHKLFTGYTVSSVTRFRITRNADLTIHEEGARDLLKVIEKELKKRKWGAAVRLEVGKEHIDERVLALLYEVLEVKDEDVYIMDGPLDLTCLFSLYKKLAPLYEHLVYPALIPQPPQDLGDEEDVFEKAIEHDILLHHPFESFQPVVDFVRDAADDPNVLAIKQTLYRVSGDSPIIQALKIAAEKGKQVTVLVELKARFDEENNVHWAKELEQAGCHVIYGVSHLKTHSKITLVVRRKNGKIERFVHLGTGNYNDATAKLYTDFGYITSRKDFGVDATNFFNYLSGYTTKPHFHHLSVAPFDIREQFMDLIDEEIRYHRQYGNGYIIAKMNSLTDKPLIKKMYEASQAGVKVELIVRGTCCLRPGIPNVSENIRVVSVVGRYLEHSRIYYFHHNGEEKIYLSSADWMTRNMEKRVEISFPILDIEMKARIKAILQLTLADNVKTREQNKDGDYYYVINGSTEEIDSQVKLFKMAYQNTDAE comes from the coding sequence ATGGAATTATCGAAGGGGAATGCAGTAGATTTAAATGATACAGCTTATTACAATAATCGAGAGTTAAGCTGGTTAGCATTTAATGAACGTGTACTACAAGAAGCGCAAGATGGAAATAATCCACTTTTGGAAAGATTGAAATTCATTAGTATTTTTAGTTCGAATTTAGATGAATTCTTTATGGTACGTGTAGCGGGATTAAAGGATCAAGTGAGTGCTGGATTTAATCAGCCAGAAAATAAAGCTGGCTTAACACCAAAAAAGCAATTAAATAAAATTGCGATAAAAGCCCATGCACTAATGACAGTACAATATGATACATTTAAAAATTATGTATTACCAGCGCTTGAGTTAGAGGGAATTGAACGTTTAACATTCAATGATTTGACGAAAGAGCAGCGAGAATTTATAGAAGAGTATTTTGACGAGCAAATTTTCCCGGTGTTAACTCCTGTAGCTATTGATGCATATCGCCCATTTCCAATGTTATTAAACAAAAGTTTGAATTTGGCTACTCTTTTATATGATGAGAAGCAAGCGGAAGAAGAAAACAGGACGAAGTTAGGGATTGTACAAGTTCCTTCATTACTTGAGCGCTTCATAATTTTACCGAGCGAAGGGCAAAAGCATAAATTTATTTTATTAGAAGACGTAATTAGTAGCTTTACTCATAAATTATTTACGGGATATACAGTATCATCTGTTACTCGTTTCCGTATTACACGCAATGCAGATTTAACGATTCATGAAGAAGGTGCGAGAGATTTATTAAAGGTAATTGAAAAAGAATTAAAAAAGCGTAAGTGGGGGGCTGCTGTTCGTTTAGAAGTTGGGAAAGAACACATTGATGAAAGAGTATTAGCGTTATTATATGAGGTTCTGGAAGTAAAAGATGAAGATGTATATATAATGGATGGTCCATTAGATTTAACATGTTTGTTTTCTTTATATAAAAAACTAGCTCCTTTATATGAACATCTTGTATATCCGGCTCTTATTCCGCAACCGCCTCAAGATTTAGGTGATGAAGAAGATGTATTTGAAAAAGCAATTGAGCATGATATTTTATTACATCATCCTTTTGAATCATTTCAGCCGGTAGTTGATTTTGTCCGTGATGCGGCAGACGATCCGAATGTACTTGCGATTAAACAAACGTTATATCGTGTAAGTGGTGATTCACCGATTATTCAGGCGTTAAAAATAGCGGCTGAAAAGGGAAAACAAGTGACGGTATTAGTTGAATTAAAGGCAAGGTTTGATGAAGAAAACAATGTTCATTGGGCTAAAGAATTGGAACAGGCAGGCTGTCATGTTATTTACGGTGTAAGTCACTTGAAAACTCATAGTAAAATTACGTTAGTTGTAAGAAGAAAAAACGGAAAAATCGAAAGGTTCGTACATCTCGGAACTGGAAATTATAATGATGCAACAGCGAAGTTATATACTGATTTTGGATATATTACATCAAGAAAAGATTTTGGGGTTGATGCAACCAATTTCTTTAATTATTTAAGTGGTTATACAACAAAGCCACATTTTCATCATTTATCGGTTGCTCCATTTGATATAAGAGAGCAGTTTATGGATTTAATAGATGAAGAAATCCGTTATCATAGACAATATGGAAATGGATATATTATCGCTAAGATGAATTCATTAACAGATAAACCGTTAATAAAAAAAATGTACGAAGCATCGCAAGCTGGAGTAAAGGTAGAGCTCATTGTTCGAGGAACATGTTGTTTAAGACCTGGTATTCCAAATGTAAGTGAAAATATTCGTGTAGTTAGTGTTGTGGGAAGATATTTAGAACATAGCCGTATTTATTATTTCCATCATAATGGAGAGGAGAAAATATATTTATCTTCAGCTGATTGGATGACGCGAAATATGGAGAAGCGAGTGGAAATATCTTTCCCGATATTAGATATTGAAATGAAGGCACGAATTAAGGCGATTTTACAGCTTACATTAGCTGATAATGTGAAGACACGTGAACAAAATAAAGATGGTGATTACTATTATGTTATTAATGGTAGTACAGAAGAAATTGATAGCCAAGTGAAGTTGTTTAAGATGGCGTATCAAAATACAGACGCTGAATAA
- a CDS encoding YkyA family protein, which translates to MLKYSKLAIVTALSMILLAGCFGPKPEEELYVAFENAAKQEKTMFEDAKKLETLEKEGQELYNQIVQEGKDNNQTVKEKLNQAVKNTTEREKVLTKEKEVLNKAQEEVKSADKYVKKIEDKKLKDQADKVKSTYEKRHDSFNKMYDSYDKSLKQEKELYTMLQDKGTKLKDISEKVKVVNQSYKDIESEKDKFNEFTKSYNTEKVAFYKQANIKIKEEKK; encoded by the coding sequence ATGTTGAAATATAGTAAATTAGCAATTGTAACTGCATTATCAATGATTTTATTAGCCGGTTGTTTCGGTCCGAAACCAGAAGAAGAATTATATGTAGCGTTTGAAAACGCTGCTAAACAAGAAAAAACAATGTTTGAAGATGCAAAAAAACTTGAGACTTTAGAGAAAGAAGGACAAGAATTATATAACCAAATTGTGCAAGAAGGAAAAGATAATAATCAAACTGTTAAAGAAAAACTGAATCAAGCAGTGAAAAATACAACTGAACGAGAAAAAGTGCTTACAAAAGAAAAAGAAGTTTTAAATAAAGCGCAAGAAGAAGTGAAGTCAGCTGATAAGTATGTGAAGAAAATTGAAGATAAGAAATTGAAAGATCAAGCTGATAAAGTGAAAAGCACGTATGAGAAACGACACGATTCATTTAATAAAATGTATGACAGCTATGACAAATCTTTAAAACAAGAAAAAGAGTTATATACAATGTTACAAGATAAAGGTACTAAATTAAAAGATATTAGTGAAAAAGTAAAAGTAGTAAATCAGTCTTATAAGGATATTGAGTCAGAAAAAGATAAATTTAATGAATTCACAAAGTCTTATAATACAGAAAAAGTAGCTTTTTATAAACAAGCAAATATTAAAATTAAAGAAGAGAAAAAATAA